TAACATTTTGGTTTAATTGATCATTTTCATATTCGACAAAATCATCAAAAAGGCTCGGCCACGCTTCTGTATCATCATAAGAACTTAAGTCATCCCCCACAGCTTCCACGAAGTTCAGGAACATGTTCCAAGTGTCTCTTGGGATCCCTCTTATATTAGGGTGCAGTTCAAGAAATGTCAACCACCTTTTCAAAATTGCAGGTTCCTGCTGACTGAACACAAGTTTCCACAGTAACAGTGCCATATCAGCTGGTAGTATTCGTTGGCCTGACTCGGCATCTAGGCCGAATTTAAAGGTAAATCTATACAAGTCTTTAAATTTTTCAGGATCTTGAACCTCCAGCAACATCTCTGAAAACTTAGACTGGATGCCTTTCACAGAATCCACTCTAAGTGCTTTACACCCATTAACAAACTCTCTACGACTGAATCTGCACATGGTTTCAGCTCCAAATTTCCAGGCTAAAACTAAAACtttaaattcctctggtttcacATCTAAATCCACACACAATTTTTCAATTCCCTCAGACAGAATAACATCACTTTGCACATCTTTATATTGGTCGAAGAGAACACCAATCTTATTTTCAGAATAATCTTTTGATGAGAGTCTTCTCACTTCATTGCTGGCTGACTTGACAAGTGGTGGAATTCGTGAGTAGAAAGAGCGTTTTTCTGATGCATTTACAATCACTGAATTCTTGCCACTTCCATTACTCTGGGTATCCGGCGGCTGTACAGGTGTGTACCCCTCCACACCACTGAGGCTGCTACCACTTTCACTTACCTCTGTAATGACAAACGGCAATTAACCTTTTAAACAGAAAACACTATTTTGCAGTGCTGTTCACAACACTGAATCATTCTTGATTTACTTACTCTAAAAGTACTTCCTCCAGACCCCAAAATCACACCTTCAAGGATCACAAGTTTTTGTTCTTTAATAAAAACATGGTAAAGTTTAAGTGCTTGAACAGCAACACAGAGAGATCAAGGAAGAAGATAAAATTAGcagacagagagaaagcaatttgGGGCCAAAGGATTGCAGTAAAGTACATATAGTAAACTTTGTGTGGAGCAAAGGAACAATGTAAGCAATAGCATTAACAGAGATTATTAAGACAATTCAAACAACTATCTTATACAGTATCTAACACAAAGCTCCTGACTCATTATGAAAAATTCTACATCACTTTCCAAAAGCActtctacatacatatattatttaatattacaaaaTGAATACCCAATTTACTCTCAAAATGGTAAAGCCAATGGGAAGGCCATGAATATGAGAATCAATTTCTGTGATTTACCAGCATCTTTTTAATCAAAATTCTTGTTTGGTATAAGTGGCCAaagaacattatttacaaaactgaaTGATAATGCAACATGTTCATTAGTTTTGCATCTAATTAAATCTAGCACACATTTATGAATGTACATTTGCAGATATCACTTTATACATGAGGTAGAAATATGATTCAAGATAATCAGCTTGAGTTCTGAAACACATGCACTTAATAAGTATAGGGGGAATACCTTCATTTTAATCAGACTAGGTCAGTATTCTAATCTGAATGacattgataaaatatataaaacaatgattttGAAGATATACATTAACCTCCAGATTCTCTGTCTGATACAGGTGATTTGGATGATGCTCACCAAAATTACTAAACAACTGTGACGAGAGAGATGATGAATGTCGCCTTAAGAATGTGCCATGGCACCCTGAAGACTGACAAGTTACCTAGAAACCACAGGTTCTTGCTAATATAAGTAGTTCAACCCCTCTTCACCAGTCATGATGTTATCAGATTTGTATATGCAGGCAATGAGGGAGAGCTTTGAAATAAGAAACAGCAAACTTGGTTAGCATTTTTACCTTAGCATGGGTAAAAACCATGAGACAAGTTAAATACTGTGTTCATCCCATCCTACCACCATGAAACATAGTCACCTGATCCAAGACCAAGTACTCTTCAACTCTTTCCTAAAGTTGTTCTTGCAACACAGTAAAAGTGATTTGTTCTTCCACAAAGAAAATTAGGATTGAGTTGAAAGGGAAGGGAGGGAAGACAATAATCTTTAACTGGTTTTTCTAACGCTATAATAACAGCAAGTTTCTAATCTTATCGAAAGTTGTTTGTCCATAGTTGATTATAAAATTTTGAGTGTTTGCAATTGTCTGCTGCTATCTTCATGTGAATTGCAATAAATTTGTTATGTTCATTACAGTACCTTAAAAGACAGTGTGGTAGATAGAATATGTCTGGCATTTTGTTAGGCTCTCTTTTCCTAAATCTTTTAATGACAAAAGCAACGAAACTTCATTTTCTGGCTGCTTTGTAACACAATTCAGGTCTTACTGATAtttcagtcaatttttttttttttatataataatttcaagatTCTGAATAACTGCCATTTTGCAAGTGAAACTTTCTGGTGGGTCATTAAAACCTCATACTTTTAGATCTACTTTAGCTCCTGcagtcattttaattttgtattgcaTATTTAATAGGAGCAATCACTATACCTAATTTTGTATTGcatatctaattcactatacctaattttatatttaataggaAGAATTATTATACCTTGCAAGACAGTTCTAACAAAAGCATTTTGGTGTTCCATAATTCCACATAGTTGTGAGGTTGTCTGATCCCCAGTGAGTACATACAGTCTGTGTTGCCTTTCcatattttgagaattttttaattTGGACAGGTCTGGGCACATATAGGGTTGTAATACTCTCTTTTGCCACAAgggttttattttctttggtaGATTTTGACCTTACAATATCATCTATGCCATCTTTAATGATGTGTTCCTTTTCTGCTTGGGATACCATAGATTCTAAGCGTTAATcactatttcttctttttttttttacattaaatcaaGCACAGTATTTTGTTACCGGGCTCATATATTCATCTGCACATCTTGGTAGAACTACAATTTCTTGGATACATTTCATTGTCATGTTTGGTAGTTGTGAAGGTTTCAGCATCTTTTTTGTAAAGGGCATATATTTTCTTATAGCTGTATTAAGGTTGTTTCTTCCAGCcagtcattttcttttgtttgtttaaataacATCTCTTTGGAAGGACATCTTgttagtaaaaaaaactttaggagTTTTCAAATGTAGCTGTAAGCCATATACTTTTTAGAGGTAATGTTTTAAGGTGACTGAAATGATATTAaaattgttttaggatgatattgtaagggggccggccggctaatgccgttttttaacgacaggactttgacattcataccacttaataaggtgacttgggacatctccaaaccgcatatgattttcgcctctgacctttggttttgtgacgccagggcaatttatcccgaaaataaccatttttcaaattctatctcctcccttgatatttaatattaagatctgggattactaccatatatagacctgaatgtagacctccaatcaaatggagttttttttctaaaagtaatttttttgctagatatgaatttttcaatagggtaaaaaaataaaccctataaacaatgcatgagggaaaaaaaaaaaaaaaaaaaaaaggaaaaaggggctctatttgattgttctataatgtctttccgagttatataccaaattccaatgttatagctttaaaactaagtgaggagatagattttgaaggtcaataagtatagttttgagatacgggcgttcaaagttttccttcgtatttctataaagacaatgttaataaataatgattattatgaatgtatatttcttttttgtgtattaataaaccaaaactattttatttatcataacttaatcataaatgatgatccctttgctcatatatcgtagcctggggcactgcttgaggcaagatggggcactccttcctacgtaaccccctctctccccttcactaactcggcttattacagcgaattttcttctgtatgttagcgagatgttttccttgtattttcctctttggcatgatgacattcttgccgaaacaaagataaacaaacgtaaatacaagagaatgtcagaggtgaaactcgaatgtgtactctctttttacaaagacaatttaataaatcatgatcattatgaatttcatattccattttgggtattaaaaaccaaaactatgttatttaaatgaagatctctttgctcaaagatcgtagccttgggcacagtgtgacgtgtgctgtcaggcaagatgggggcgttactaggcaaccctcccctctcttttcactaactacgcgtatattatgatattctgtaataatacttgagtgatttttcttcatctgtatgttagcgagatgttttccttgtcttttcctcattggcatgatgaacttcttgccgaaacatacataaacatacgtaaaagcaagcgaatgtcacgaggtgaaactcgaacgtgtagtctacttgaagtctgtggtcctactgattcatggttgaaccagatactcgcagctcgcttctgcgagccacagAATcgctacagatgccatttctcacaatttcttcgccaataattatcaaaatttacgataacagaagaaatatttcattttcttgtacggatgaatgttttaggcttattgagtaatgtttactaattaccccgtaactacgaaagtaagaggaattttgacgaaatatttcgtatacgtattctcaattgccatatgaagctccatgaattttttcatgactgcattttttgccctataccaccatatataggggttccggccggcccccttaaggtatatttgaagtttGTACTATTAAAATAGGCTATTATGTATAAGCAGTTTTTGAGGGGGTAGGCTACTGCACCAAGATATCGTAGATTTTTGGTATTCGTGGGTTGTTGCAGCATATTCCAACATGTGTTAATTTAGAtgttatttggactgactttgaGCCTTGAATAATTAATGCCAAAGCTTCAAAGTATGTTTCTAGTGCTAGTACTAATAAGCGTAATGCTACAtcgttgaaaaaataaaaatgttcaaaaaaTTAATTAGNNNNNNNNNNNNNNNNNNNNNNNNNNNNNNNNNNNNNNNNNNNNNNNNNNNNNNNNNNNNNNNNNNNNNNNNNNNNNNNNNNNNNNNNNNNNNNNNNNNNNNNNNNNNNNNNNNNNNNNNNNNNNNNNNNNNNNNNNNNNNNNNNNNNNNNNNNNNNNNNNNNNNNNNNNNNNNNNNNNNNNNNNNNNNNNNNNNNNNNNNNNNNNNNNNNNNNNNNNNNNNNNNNNNNNNNNNNNNNNNNNNNNNNNNNNNNNNNNNNNNNNNNNNNNNNNNNNNNNNNNNNNNNNNNNNNNNNNNNNNNNNNNNNNNNNNNNNNNNNNNNNNNNNNNNNNNNNNNNNNNNNNNNNNNNNNNNNNNNNNNNNNNNNNNNNNNNNNNNNNNNNNNNNNNNNNNNNNNNNNNNNNNNNNNNNNNNNNNNNNNNNNNNNNNNNNNNNNNNNNNNNNNNNNNNNNNNNNNNNNNNNNNNNNNNNNNNNNNNNNNNNNNNNNNNNNNNNNNNNNTGTTCAAAAAATTAATTAGTACtttgatacaggcagtccctggttatcggcaggggttccattctcagtGGGGGTGCTgttaagcaaaaactgccattaacagaCACTCATTGATGAATTTCGATTAATGGCACCCATGTTTAGTGGGTTATGGCATCATAACTCTAtgatcagcaccttatggcactCATAACCGAAACTTtgctgttatggcgccataaattgccgattttatggcggaagacaagcgccataaaaccagattgccattaacTGGGCCTggcgataaccagggactgcttgtactTATCTACTGTTAAAGATACTAGCTTATATCTCCACACTAGTAGGTGACCTTCAAACAAAAGAAGATTGAATGGCTGACCACATATGACTGTCTAGTACAGCCATTCTCCACCAGgcgtgtttcaaatgttttagttCACTAGAATTCTTCTTACCAGCCTACAAGTAGTGGGGAGCTTGGGCAGGATCTATAACAATACATAAGTATCCAAACAACAAATTTCATTGTACAAATTTATATTAGAGATGACTCTTATAAATATAAGTGATTCCCATATTGAGAAGGGGATGGTGGTTAGTGCAGCTGTATAAAATCCACTTAGTAGTTAATGACCTTGTCTGAAAGTTATACATGGGCATTCCAGCTTGTATCTGCAagctaaatcctatgtaaagaccAAAGTTTGTATTTGTGTCCAAAAAATTAATGCATACTCATAATCAAGTAACAATGTGTAATGAAACTAAAATAGGGATTTTCCTACAAACCTCTGGTTCTTTCATACTCAGTCCGCGGTGTAACATGCTGTAGTGGGGGATATTGTGGTATAGTAGGATGGTGGGCGGGTGGAGAGACCTTGAGACAAGACAAGCACTTCCCCATTGGTCCCCTTTGCCCGCCACACCTGACCTCCCTCGCTGACACctggaaaatgataaaatttaccatagaaaTATGAAACGCCATACATGTCCATACCCttaaaacatgtatcaaaatCTTTCACAAACAATGCTTAAAGGGGACATCATTTACCTCTTCTTGAATAACTTTTCAATTTCATAGATTTTCAAGTTGAAGGTTTTCTATATGGTTtattaaaaactatattaataaatatattcgtGCAACCTTCTCCTTTTCATTTACCTTAGACATCACCCAACACGGGATAAATTTAGACTAAGCTTCAGATACCCATAAAACTGGAAACTACAACCGCAGCCTGGTTCTGCCATTCGCCTACTGGAATGGTTCTGGCATTCGCCCACTGGAAAATTCACTTGTCCAAGTTTTTGTTCAAGTTTATGGTATTTACCATTGTTTTATGATTTATATTCATCTTCAAGGAGTGGGTACTATACACAGAGCCCATTTTCCAAATAAACTGGGAGTTGCCAAACTAGAAGGGTGCAGTAGGGTATAGGCCTAGTTTCAAATTTTACCTTGGGATTTTACCTAACCTTGACTCATTATTCTCTATAGCCTAGTAGCTCAATCTTTCATCACGGACAAAacttaatggaatggaatacagtttAGGCCAAatacaagcactgggacctatgagggcattcagcactgtcaaggaaattgagagtacgtaggtctgaaaggtgcaaatggaggaaaacctctcagtcgcaccatgaaataattatattcggagaaggtggatagcttgatggaaaaaatatatgaatggaggtggagtaaaaggaatgaaagagtttgCCGTTAGGGGTCGTAGGCACACTGCAAAGATcctaagtaatacctacattgcaccctGTGAGGTATACTGATGGGTTTAGCCCACTACGGAGCAAACTTAATATGGTACACTATAGCCTAGCCTGACCTTAAAATGGGTAGCCCACACTTAGCCTTGCCTAATACAACACACATattaggcacaggatattggtacggcagccgtatcccgatcgcggtagatattggtacggcagtgaattgcgtaTGCGACATAGTGTGGTGGGGGTAccgcagattctgtcagtggtgctgtgttgcgctcttgacttgctgtaggtacagcAGTTAactgtatccgtttaccagtttgctaatcttACTGTATTATGTGAtcagagttcggcttttaggcgggacagtcccgctttttgaacatctgtccccccTTTTTTAGTTAGCAAAATGGACCCCTGcccctttttttttgcttttgtgaattttgtcccgcttttttgtgctacaaaaacaaaactatcccaattttaatagaatagtgctgaaattttgtttaattttgccatttaactagctggtaaattctatcgtcttctccgacagctgcaatacccaacgaagtgaattaaaagaatattgtaaagtgggatcacctgaagaaaagcgaccccaacacgcgctggggtcgcttttcttcaggtggaaaatattggggtcgcttttcttaaggtgaggaattaacaggggttacagtaaggccgtggcggaacggccctttgcgccttatccgcatatttaaagattcttggcaagctcggtatgttctggcaagaggtaatgttgcccTGCGCGTggtagccacaggggttacagtaggtttgattatttttgtactgaaattgcaagacaatacacttttaattaactattgattctttgtctaaatttgtgtttttaacaaatgtttaataaagtagtttttaatgaatatatatttttttctccttttttctataatattttgagCTAAAGTGGGTCCCACCGAAGATTGGAGACACCCAACAAGcaaggggtcgtttatcttcaggtggaaaatattggggttgcttttcttcaggaggaaaatattggggtcgattttcttcaggagaggtattaggggtcgctaatcttcaggtgatccgtaAAGTGTATAAAGGCAGCCCTTCAttgcaactgccgatgtcgggcaaaataaagggccgagaaaatcatcaaaggtacgatggtagtgtatatatttatataatcctctttgaatctcctcttcgcaGTTCTTTTCAGGACCGATTCGATagttcgtgacctacgtatagggtaaaaaccgcatggtacagggtggaccatgtacgatcaatgtgtacaacccccaaaaaagtacattataacgcatcctgacatcggagatgggcatcagacgcgacttgttgttggtgagaaactgagctaagacctctactccggtgtcaggacgcgttattaTGTACTTTGGTATTAtttcagtttcaaccattatgggaaatctattatattgatatttttcccgagtaaagcacgtgataacaaacacttcttctcaatacattattgtcgctaatgcatacttacagagaaaaaaaaagattaagtttttacctcgaatttttcctaagtcgggagaggtgtttcctctacggtaatgtttacttttaatgagccctctaacttactttcttacgcaaaaacaaaagcagttccagttactcaattattggctgagaggtgtgacatcgttatgacgtcatgggtttcataaccaattacgaatgacttgagtcgaaaactaagtttcactagcatttcagcggagtaataaagttactgtctagtgtccactggtatccttgtttgactgaatactcgaataatgaagcaaaaaacggcattttgtcttcctctacctatggcagaggtagtgggctggcccttctggcattaattttgacagaccttcgatttcctaccgattgttttgcagtgcaatgtggttgtcgggtacctggccacttcctactttaagttgcatgtcagggaaccttgtgaacggcttcacgttttccctcaaagcagcagcacatttttatcaaccaacagtttaaggtaagcttcattaatttatagagtatattataatggtggtagtataacgatgtatacagcagtaccatcactttggatttggttgatggatgttaggtagtggccttaaggaggggtcgcaggggggcggagcccccccgctaggcctaggtaggggtacaaggcctaggtaaggttaggtggttgtattaggttcggtagtgccccgaaaatcactgtggccttaagggggggtcgcaggggggcggagacccccccgctaggcctaggtaggggtacagggccctaggtaaggttaggtgggtttgttaggtctgtggtgccctgaaaattactgtggctttaagggggggtcgctggggggccctaccccctccccccgtaGGCCTAATTagggtatgggggaggggtgctggaacattaattattcatttattgcaaatatcattcaatgccccaacaccctccccccccttacccccacccaaaaccccggttcccaaagggtGTCCCCCATAATTGGTGGATGACTAGGGTATacagtaaatctctaaatcggttggtttgcagtcaaaataaacgttaaattcattgaaaccacactatttctgatgcaacaaatatatttttattgcatttttccaaatttggctgaaactaaaaatttacctgtacttttcttggggttgtacacattgatcgtacgtggttcacccctgtaccatgcggttttttaccctagtatacaatttttgaaagtttgagtcttcatagatgtctatggcttttttcagcttgttaaagcctgaaaacataaGTTTTTCttcgaaaactaatgtattattccgcggttcatgctgttccgttcccatttttcttgctgtcactgatattcctgcggcggtaaacaagggttcgcacatgcacaattcactgccgtaccaataacTACAGCAATTGGGGTacagctgccgtaccaatatccagttcgtacaTATTAAGGTTAAGGCTGCCTGAGGAAAATCATGGGATTTAGGTAGGTAATACAATAGTATACCTATACCTAGGTAATAGGCTCAGTCTGCCAAGAAATTAATCATAGAACAGTCTGAAACCCTGGAATTCCATACTGCTTCCAGGGATGGGTCTGGCTAGCCAATAGGAGCAAGGCATTTGAAGATCATGGAATAGGTAACATACAATTTTAGCTAGGTAGGCTAAGTCTGCCAAGGATGTCTCAAATCCTGGAATTCCATACGGCTTCCAGAGGTGGGTCTGGCTAGCCAACGGGAATATGATCATTTTTGGCCTCTGATGATATAATCATGGAATAAAATATATAGGTAATAGCCTACTAGGTTACGTTTGCCTAGGAAAAGTCTGCAACCCTGGAATTCCATACTGCTTCCAGATGTGGGTCTGCTAGCCAATCGTTAGGCTGGAATTATTTTCGGTCTttggaaagaaaagaagaaaaggtggCCCAAGATCACCTTATACTGGAACGAACCTCTGAATCCAGATTCCTAGTAATTCCCATTCCAAAATTCAGGAGACGAGAACCgcccgacgacgacgacgaacgACTTCACTCGAGACCTTCGTCGTCGTCAGAATAATcgcgagaaaaaaataaataaatagtaaataaggaGTCGAGGACGAACATCCGTATGTTTGAAACGACCTCGAAATAAtggaagagatgaaaaaaaaaaatttacggtttggtttatttatttattcaggctGCCGCATAACTACAGAAGTATAAGTAGTATAAGTTATAGTCGCCTTACCTTCCTCAGCGGGGACTACCTGCTTCTCCGGCAACCATGAGCGCCTATTTCCCTTCTCCTGGACGTGCTACTATTATCTCGGAATCATCATTCGACCTTCCCTGGCTCCTTTTCCCTTCGAGAAAAACAACCAattctcttcgctctctctctctctctatcctgtgtgtgtgttgtttgttggAGGCGAGAGCCAGCGAACAGACGCGGAGGACGTCAGCTAGCGGACATCGACATGTTTCCTCTTCGTGACTGCTTCAGTGTTCGCTGGAGCCACGAGTGACGACGGATTCCGATCGTATCTCTTGCTGTAGTTTCTCTCAAGAAAGTCTTAATTTTCTGGAATTGCTGTCCACCTAATGGCAGTGCTGGATCCAGAAAGCTTTCATTTTTAAGGGGAGACCAAACTTAAAAAAAGACCACTTATgattatcatatatgtaaaatgtatacaCGTACGGTAGCctacatatatcaatatttacatatatgcagaCATAGTATATGTACTTAAAACAGTAGTAGTTTTTGTTGTTGCACAGTTTCTGTTGAAATACTCATCAACTAAGTATAACCCATTAAATGCtcgctactaataatgatttatagaaaagaaacatgtttctatttattcatatCCATCAACAGGGGGGTGAGGGACGTCATTGTGACAAGTAGGCCCCCTCCTTAAATCTGCCAAACTAATGgtgtttttttaaactaaaaaattaagtttaataagatttcaTAGCGAAGTGAATCAAATTCCCATATCTTAATCGTAGCATGCCTGAATAATTCGTGCACGGCCGGATAGGTTAGGTCAAGGCTTGAatgtgcacaaattatttttagatTGAGCCCGACTTGAGCTGGTGATTTCTAGTCAAAATCGATCGATATCTGTTACGATGAAACCTGAATCATAGACGTTCGATCCACAAAGTAGTACGAGTACATTAACATGGTCAGCTTcaaattatttgcaaaattaactttttatacATTTGGCTCGATCCCAGCCCTCGCCTAATCTTGACCCTACTGGCACAAGAATGTGACAAGATATCAGGGAAATTAGAGTCGAAACTAATGTCCTTTGCCGGTCTTTGGTTTAATAATTACTTTAGTTAAAATCCTAAACAGCTGTTCCTCCCCTAAAGAGCTACTTCAGTGCGAAGGCCCTTGTACGAATTAAAATCGTTATACTTACAGTATACTCATTTTGATATGAGGTTTGTAAAATCTAGTcgtctttgtaatattttgttccattttatgcaGTTGCTTGAGAATGTCTTAAAGTACACCTCAAAATGGAAAAGAACCTGCACTTCGTTTCGTTCTCCACATGGTCACTAAATTTTAACTATTGCCCTTGCAATATTCTTGACATGGTTTACACTTCAATGGCTTGAGAAAGCTGAGGGGAATTTTAACATTACATATACCAGAAGGagacgcaattttttttttgttcttttggaCAAACATATGTGCGTGTGAACTCATTAAATTCTATTCATAATTGAAGCGAATGCGTGACGAACATATCTATTCTCCCGACCTGGTTCAAACCCTACCATAAGAAAGTTTtggtttcattccttttaacgaTGCTCTTAGATTTCTGTGGAAATCCCATCCCGAAATAAAGGAAAACCGAGAAGATGTGAGCTTCTTGTTTCGCAGATATATTTCCATAAAACTGGAGAATGTGAGAAGTAAATTTCATATCTACACGTACCTACAAAAACAGTACATGCGTCTACACACGCACGGGTGTCCCAAGAGCAGTA
The DNA window shown above is from Macrobrachium nipponense isolate FS-2020 chromosome 30, ASM1510439v2, whole genome shotgun sequence and carries:
- the LOC135202233 gene encoding DCN1-like protein 3 isoform X1, which encodes MGITRNLDSEVSAREVRCGGQRGPMGKCLSCLKVSPPAHHPTIPQYPPLQHVTPRTEYERTREVSESGSSLSGVEGYTPVQPPDTQSNGSGKNSVIVNASEKRSFYSRIPPLVKSASNEVRRLSSKDYSENKIGVLFDQYKDVQSDVILSEGIEKLCVDLDVKPEEFKVLVLAWKFGAETMCRFSRREFVNGCKALRVDSVKGIQSKFSEMLLEVQDPEKFKDLYRFTFKFGLDAESGQRILPADMALLLWKLVFSQQEPAILKRWLTFLELHPNIRGIPRDTWNMFLNFVEAVGDDLSSYDDTEAWPSLFDDFVEYENDQLNQNVKKDLREESD
- the LOC135202233 gene encoding DCN1-like protein 3 isoform X2, encoding MGKCLSCLKVSPPAHHPTIPQYPPLQHVTPRTEYERTREVSESGSSLSGVEGYTPVQPPDTQSNGSGKNSVIVNASEKRSFYSRIPPLVKSASNEVRRLSSKDYSENKIGVLFDQYKDVQSDVILSEGIEKLCVDLDVKPEEFKVLVLAWKFGAETMCRFSRREFVNGCKALRVDSVKGIQSKFSEMLLEVQDPEKFKDLYRFTFKFGLDAESGQRILPADMALLLWKLVFSQQEPAILKRWLTFLELHPNIRGIPRDTWNMFLNFVEAVGDDLSSYDDTEAWPSLFDDFVEYENDQLNQNVKKDLREESD